In Deltaproteobacteria bacterium, the sequence TCATGTTGCCTTTTTTTGCACTACTATCACGCTAGCTAGCTTTCAGTCCAAACCTAAAAAAGCCGCTGAACAAATTTTAATAACTAAACTCGTACGCTTAGGCAAAGAAAGACCCGCACATTATTTGCCACGCAAAGTTGCTGCTGCCCCAGCTAAAACAGCTCCCGTGGCAATCAAGCCGAAAACATCAAGTGCAACAAGTACTCCCCAAGAAAAACTACCTTCTGCACAAGAGCGCATCAAACAACTTTCACAAACCGCCAGAGCATTAGAACGTCTGAAGTCACAAACCGGCGAAGAACCAGAAGGTCGTGCAGATGGTGTAAGCAATGGTGAAGTAACTGATGCTTTAAATGCTGTTGCTGGCAATATGTATGCAACTGAAATCGTACGTTGCTTGCAACAAAACTATGACATTATGGGAATTAACTCAGAATCAATCAAAAATCGTAGTGTTGGTGTCTTTCTTCGCATTGAGCGAGATGGTACTTTTATTGATCATAGAATTGAGCGCAGCTCTGGTCTTAAAGCATTTGATCGAGCAGTTGAACGCGCTATCAAATTATGTGGTAAGGTCTCTGCACCACCGAAGCCTTTGCGTGAACGTGTACGAAATGATGGCATTGAAGTGGAGTTCAAACTGTGAATTTTATTACTTATAACTACAGAAAATTATTACATCTTTTTTTCATATTGGCTTTGGTGTGCAGTGCTAATCCTGCTCGTGCACAACGTTTGCATATTATTGTAGGTGGCCCCAATTTTCGCCCATTTCCAATTGCTGCTCCCAAAATTGCCTCAGTTGGTAAATCATCATCTACCCGTGAAGCGGCTGAACTTACTGAGATAATACAACAAGATGTAGATTTAGCGCGTTCACTTGAACTTGTACCGCCTTCAAGTTACCTCGTTGCCACTAATGATACTTGGCAAAATCCACGCTATCAAAATTGGGTAAACGTTGGTGCCTCTGCATTAATACGAGGTATTGTTGAAAAAGTAGGTAAAAATATTAAAGTAAGTTTAAAACTATATGATGTAATTTCGCAGCGTGAAATATTAAATAAGGTATATCAAGATAAACCTACAAAAACCGCGTATATCAGTCACCAATTTATCGATGCTGTCATTATGCTGCTTACCGGTGAAGAAGGTATATACTCGTCAAAAATTGCTTACATAAAAAATACCCGTAAAGCCAAAGCGCTTTACAATTGTGACGCAGATGGTCGTAATCCTAAACGCATCACTGATAGCGATGTGTTAAATTTGCTGCCCGCCTGGGATCCAACCGGCAGGTTTATTTTATTTACAAGCTACCTTAAGGGTAACCCTGATCTTTATCGCTTTGATCGCAGCAATAACAGTATGCAAGTTATTTCATCCCAGCGAGGTTTAAATACCGGAGCCAAAGTATCGCCTGATGGTAAGCATATTGCATTAACTCTTTCTATCGACGGTAATACTGAAATCTATGTAATGGACACTAATGGCAAAAATCTACGAAGGCTTACCGATAGTTGGGGACAAGATGTTTCCCCTACCTGGAGTCCTGATGGTCGTCGAATAGCTTTTGTTAGTTCGCGTTCAGGTAATCCTCATCTTTATATCATGAATGCCGATGGCTCCGAAGTGCGTCGTTTAACTTTTCAAGGTAATTATAATCAAGAACCAAATTGGTCACCACGAGCTGGTGGTCAAATAGTATTTACCGCACGTGACGAGCGTCTTAAATTTGATATCTTTATTGTCCATCCTGAAACTGGTGAAATAACCAGGTTAACTCAAGATGATGGAGATAATGAAAGCCCCTCTTTTTCACCTGATGGGCATCAAATTGTATTCATTTCTACTCGTGCTCCCGGAAGCAGTCGCAA encodes:
- a CDS encoding cell envelope integrity protein TolA, which codes for MLTNRNSQGLSRVIVISAGVHVAFFCTTITLASFQSKPKKAAEQILITKLVRLGKERPAHYLPRKVAAAPAKTAPVAIKPKTSSATSTPQEKLPSAQERIKQLSQTARALERLKSQTGEEPEGRADGVSNGEVTDALNAVAGNMYATEIVRCLQQNYDIMGINSESIKNRSVGVFLRIERDGTFIDHRIERSSGLKAFDRAVERAIKLCGKVSAPPKPLRERVRNDGIEVEFKL
- the tolB gene encoding Tol-Pal system beta propeller repeat protein TolB, translated to MNFITYNYRKLLHLFFILALVCSANPARAQRLHIIVGGPNFRPFPIAAPKIASVGKSSSTREAAELTEIIQQDVDLARSLELVPPSSYLVATNDTWQNPRYQNWVNVGASALIRGIVEKVGKNIKVSLKLYDVISQREILNKVYQDKPTKTAYISHQFIDAVIMLLTGEEGIYSSKIAYIKNTRKAKALYNCDADGRNPKRITDSDVLNLLPAWDPTGRFILFTSYLKGNPDLYRFDRSNNSMQVISSQRGLNTGAKVSPDGKHIALTLSIDGNTEIYVMDTNGKNLRRLTDSWGQDVSPTWSPDGRRIAFVSSRSGNPHLYIMNADGSEVRRLTFQGNYNQEPNWSPRAGGQIVFTARDERLKFDIFIVHPETGEITRLTQDDGDNESPSFSPDGHQIVFISTRAPGSSRKLMIMDADGKNQRRVSFDLAEYEMPAWGPRLGYQ